The sequence below is a genomic window from Halarchaeum grantii.
CGTGGACGTCGAACTCGTCCTCCCGGCGGAGTTCGCACCGGACGACGTCGCGGCCATCCACGGCATCCCGACCGGCGACGGGGACGTCATCGAGCGCATCGAACGCCTCTCCGAGGAGTTCGTCGAGCGCGCCGCCGACGCCGACGTCGTCCACACCCACGACTGGTTCGGCTACGACCCCGGCGTCGAGTCGCAGTCCACGCACGACGTCCAGTGGATGACGACGTTCCACTCGCTCACGCAGGACCGCAACCTCAACCCGCCGGACTACGAGGTCGAGACCGAACAGCGCATCGTCGACCGCGCCGACAGCCTCGTCGCCGTCAGCGACCTCACCGCCGGGCGCGTCCGCGAGTTCTACGGCGGCGACAGCAACGTCGTCCACAACGGCTTCCAGCGCGTCGAACCCACCGGTCGGGACGTGAAGGCGGAACTCGGCATCGACGGCCCGATGCTCTTCTTCGTCGGCCGACACACCCACCAGAAGGGCATCACGCACCTCCTCTACGCGATGTCGAAGCTCCGCCGACCCGAGGTGACGCTCGTCCTCGGCGGCTCCGGCCACCTCACCGCCCAACTCGAGCGCTTCGCGGAACTGCTCGGCGTCGACGACCAGATCGAGTTCGTCGGCTACGTCCCCGACGCCGAGCTCGCCGACTACTACGCGAGCGCGGACGCGTTCGTCTCCGCGTCGCTCGCCGAGCCGTTCGGCATGACCGTCGTCGAAGCCCTTTCCACGGGGACGCCCGTCGTCACCACCGAGTGCGGCGCCGCCGAAGTGCTCCCCGACGACTGCCTCGTCCTCGTCGACTCGCACTCCGACGCCATCGCGGACGGCATCGACGCCGCGCTCGCGATGGACGGCGTCCCCGACTTCGAGGAGCGCACGTGGGCGGACGTCGCCGACGACTACGTCGCGCTCTACGAGTCGCTCCTCGCGTAACGCCTCCTCACTCGCTCTCGAGT
It includes:
- a CDS encoding glycosyltransferase family 4 protein, with the protein product MPPSVLMLGWGFPPNISGGLDTFVGSLFWEFDDRDDVDVELVLPAEFAPDDVAAIHGIPTGDGDVIERIERLSEEFVERAADADVVHTHDWFGYDPGVESQSTHDVQWMTTFHSLTQDRNLNPPDYEVETEQRIVDRADSLVAVSDLTAGRVREFYGGDSNVVHNGFQRVEPTGRDVKAELGIDGPMLFFVGRHTHQKGITHLLYAMSKLRRPEVTLVLGGSGHLTAQLERFAELLGVDDQIEFVGYVPDAELADYYASADAFVSASLAEPFGMTVVEALSTGTPVVTTECGAAEVLPDDCLVLVDSHSDAIADGIDAALAMDGVPDFEERTWADVADDYVALYESLLA